Below is a genomic region from Rhodoligotrophos appendicifer.
AAGGCGCTCGCCGAGGCCCGGGGTTCCGAGCCACAGCAGGCGGAGCGGCCGAGGGGAAGACGCGGAGGTGGCGCGAGGCGCCACCTCCGACATCAAGTCGGACCCTGATGGGCCGATGGGCTGTCTCAAGTACGTTTTGCCCGACTCGTTTGCTTGTTTGCAGCGGCTTCGGCAAGGGCCGGGGCTTCTTGGATGTTTGCAGCACCGCCCATGTCGCCATTCTTGGTGCGGCCGGCGCCGGGGCCCGCGCCCAGGTCGGCACCGGTTGTCGGATCGGATGAGGTGTCGGACATGGTCCGTTCCATCATCTGTGTGGCGACCTTCTTGTCTTTCGAGCTGAGCGTCACGGTCGCCATTCCGTCGCCGTCGTCAGCCGGCATGACCTCTTCGAGATTGTCGACCCGGTCCCATTCGTCGCCGGAATTCCATGGTCCGGTGGCGTCCCCTTCCCCCTGGGAGGTATTGACATACATGCTGGCATATTTCGCGATCCCCGGCAGCTTGCCCGTCGGGAAGTTGTTCTCGATGGCGTAGAGCGCCTTCTCGAATGACTTCTGATGCGCCACCTCGCGCGTCATGAGGAAGCCGAGGGCGTCCTTGATGCCGGGATCGTCGGTGATGTTGATGAGGCGCTCATAGACGATCTTGGCCCGCGCTTCGGCCGCGATGTTGGACCGCAGATCGACCGTGGGCTCGCCCCGGGAATCGACATAGGCGGCGGTCCAGGGGACGCCGGCGGAGTCGCACAAGGCCGGTCCGCCGCCGAAGAGGATCGATTGCTTGGCTGAGGCGCCGCTGGCACCGACCATCATGTAAAGGTCAGCCTCCTTCATCTGTCCTTCGGCAAGCTGTGCCTTCAGGCCTTTGTTGAGCATGGTGACGATGGAGCCGATCACCTCGAGATGGCTCAGTTCCTCGGTTGCGATATCGAGCAGCATATCCTTGCGGCCCATATCGTCCTCAGCCAGCCCTTGGGTGAAATACCGCATGGCGGCAGCGAGCTCGCCGTCGGCGCCGCCGAACTGTTCCATGATCATGCAGGCCAAGCGCGGATCGGGCTCGGACACACGAACGGTGTATTGCAGTCTTTTATTGTGCATGAACATTGAGGGACCTCCTTGATGATCCGCAAACTCACCCTGTGGGGACGAGTTCCACTTTGTAGAAACGGGAAGCCGCATCGCACCGCTCACCAGCGTGAAAGCCCGAGTTCCTGCTGGCCGTTGTGAGACAACCCCGTCATCATGTAGAGAGATGCGCTTGGAGCAGATGCAGGGGGGCAGAATGCTCGCCCATGGTCACTGCCGCCCGAACCGAGGCCTGAAATGACGGATCTATCCTCCTGGACCGGCGTCCCGCGTCCGCAACGACAGGTGCTGGAGGGACGATATGTCCGCCTCGAGCCGCTGGACCCGGCGCGCCATGGAGATAATTTGCTGGAATCTGCCCGGCAGCCCGGCGCAGATGATCGTTTCCGCTACCTGTTCGAGGAAACCCCTGCGGATGGCGCCGCCTTCGACCCTTGGCTCATCAAGGCCTCGTCCTCAGAGGATCCTCTGTTCTTCGCCGTGATCGACCGGCGCACCAACCGCGCGGAGGGTCGCCAGTCGCTGATGCGGATCGACACCGTGCATGGCGTCATCGAAATCGGCAATATTCTTTGGGGCCCCGCCATCGCGCGCAGCCGCATCGCGACGGAAGCCCTCTATCTTTTTGCCGCCTATGCCTTCGACAGTCTGGGCTATCGGCGTTTCGAGTGGAAATGCAACGATCTCAACGAGCCGTCAAAGCGCGCCGCTCAACGCTTTGGCTTTGCCTTCGAGGGCGTCTTTCGTCAGCACATGGTCACCAAAGGCGGCAATCGTGACACGGCCTGGTTCGCGATGATCGACAGCGACTGGCCGCAGATCAGGGCAGGATACGAAGCATGGTTGCAGCCGGAGAATTTCGACGCCACCGGTGAACAGCGCAGTAAACTGGCTGTCTCATGACGCGGCCGAGAATAACACCATGGCTTCGAACAGATCGTTGGAACGCCGTTGGCCACCGGGTTCGAAGGCTATGCTGTCGACTGACGCCGGGTAAGAAGAGCCGGTGAATCGCATCGTAACCCGTCCTGAGCGCCTATATGCAGCGGCCGCCATCCACCGGGAGCGACATGCCTGTCACCATGGATGAGGCGTCGGAGGCAAGCCAAAGGGCGGCCGCAGCAACATCTGCGGGCTCGACCAGCCGTCCCAGGGGGATGCCCTGACGGATCTGTTCCCAGGTCTCGGCATCGTCGTGATCGCCGATGAAGGCCTTGATCAGCGGAGTCCGCGAGATCGCAGGACAAATGCAGTTGACCCGGACCCTGTCCTCCGCCACTTCGAGGGCGAGCGCTCGGGTCATGGTGATGACCGCTCCTTTCGAGGCCGAATAGGCGACAGCGCCGGCCCGGGGACGTAGCGCGCTGCCGGATGCGATGTTGATGATGTTTCCCCGCGACCGTGATCGGAACAAGGGAAGCACGGCGCGGCAGCACAGGAATACGCCGGTGACATTCACCTGGAACAGGTCGTTGAATTCTGCCAGGGACGTGGACTCCAGGCGGCCGGCCGGACCAACGGTCCCGGCATTGTTGATCAGGATATCGACGGCGCCGAAGCGAGTCTTGGCAGCCTCGACTATCCGCTCAGCATCCTCCTCTCGCGTGACATCCGCCAGGACAGGCAGCAGGCGATCGCCCTCTGGTTGCCGCCCGACTTGACGATCGACCGCGACGATCGCGGCTCCATGGGCCAGGAACTGCGAGACCATCTCAGCGCCAAAGCCCGAAGCGGCGCCCGTGATGATGGCGGTCTTTCCAGCAAGCATGGTCAGCCCTGTTCGGTTTTGTCCTTGGTAGATTGCTGGGTGAGCCGGTCGAAGTTAATGAATCTGGCGCTGGCAAAGAGAACGATCAGGGTCACGATGACGAGACCCGAGGCCACTGCCGTGAGCTGCGGATCCAAGGGCGAGAAACGCAGCGCATCGAAGATGCGGACCGGCAGAGTGACGACCCTTGGCGTATTGAGGAAGATTGAGATCGACGCGTCGCTGAAGGAGACGAGAAAGGCCAGTCCCCAACCGACCACGAGACTCCAGGAGACCAGCGGCAGCGTGACATGGCGGAAAGTGCGCAAGCGGCTGGCTCCCAGACTGCGAGCAG
It encodes:
- a CDS encoding SDR family oxidoreductase; protein product: MLAGKTAIITGAASGFGAEMVSQFLAHGAAIVAVDRQVGRQPEGDRLLPVLADVTREEDAERIVEAAKTRFGAVDILINNAGTVGPAGRLESTSLAEFNDLFQVNVTGVFLCCRAVLPLFRSRSRGNIINIASGSALRPRAGAVAYSASKGAVITMTRALALEVAEDRVRVNCICPAISRTPLIKAFIGDHDDAETWEQIRQGIPLGRLVEPADVAAAALWLASDASSMVTGMSLPVDGGRCI
- a CDS encoding manganese catalase family protein, with the protein product MFMHNKRLQYTVRVSEPDPRLACMIMEQFGGADGELAAAMRYFTQGLAEDDMGRKDMLLDIATEELSHLEVIGSIVTMLNKGLKAQLAEGQMKEADLYMMVGASGASAKQSILFGGGPALCDSAGVPWTAAYVDSRGEPTVDLRSNIAAEARAKIVYERLINITDDPGIKDALGFLMTREVAHQKSFEKALYAIENNFPTGKLPGIAKYASMYVNTSQGEGDATGPWNSGDEWDRVDNLEEVMPADDGDGMATVTLSSKDKKVATQMMERTMSDTSSDPTTGADLGAGPGAGRTKNGDMGGAANIQEAPALAEAAANKQTSRAKRT
- a CDS encoding GNAT family N-acetyltransferase, coding for MTDLSSWTGVPRPQRQVLEGRYVRLEPLDPARHGDNLLESARQPGADDRFRYLFEETPADGAAFDPWLIKASSSEDPLFFAVIDRRTNRAEGRQSLMRIDTVHGVIEIGNILWGPAIARSRIATEALYLFAAYAFDSLGYRRFEWKCNDLNEPSKRAAQRFGFAFEGVFRQHMVTKGGNRDTAWFAMIDSDWPQIRAGYEAWLQPENFDATGEQRSKLAVS